In the Podarcis muralis chromosome 15, rPodMur119.hap1.1, whole genome shotgun sequence genome, GCATCCAATTCTGGTCAAAACATTAAGTGGAAAACCTACCTCATGAGATCTAAACTTAGTGTTATCCAGTTTTCGTACTGCGTAGGTCATATCTTCTTTCCGTACAAACTCCACGACACCAGTTCCATCTCGGAAAACATCAGCATAACATACATCACCTGCTTCACGCATGTGATCCTTTAAATCCTGCCAGCTTCCACTGGGAGGTAGTCCTGAACAAGAGACAGATATTTTCAGTTAAATGCTATTAAGCGGAGACTGATGCCATCAGACCTTCATATACTCAAGAAAGAACTGTCTTTGGAGAGGGTCACAAGTAGAAATTCAATTTTTCCAGCAAGTTGCATGTTAACAACATGTTGAAGTACATACATCCAGGTTTCAGGAtttttggaaagtacaaaggcttactgttctttaaaaaaggcAACAGAAGCAGGAAGCTCTATAAGGCACTAGGGCCCCAAATAACCATTGCAAGcttgcttttgatttttttttttaacaagaccAAAcaaccactttaaaaaaagaaaatgaaaactaaGCTTTGCAGAATGCCAAATTCTCAGAACTCACTATATACCTGCCCAATCTTCTTCCTAGATGATCAAGCTGTATTTGAACAAAGAAAGCTGCTTTTCCCAAGTGCACAAATGACTTACCTGATACTATCACTCTGTACTCTGATCGCCTGGATGGGGGTCCATATCTGCCCCTTGGGGCCCCACCACCtccaccgcctcctcctcccctgccagTGCCCCGTCCACTTCGAGGAAACTCCACTCGTAGACGATACCCATCATAATCATATCCATCCCGTCCGTAGACTGCATCCTCCGCATCCCTGCAAAAATGGAAGAAAACCACACTGAAGATAGATCAAAGGCTCCTGAGAGCTGGCAGTGCATTGTGCGTTTGTTACTGGCAGCATGTCACTGCCCCTCCCTTGTTAAGTAAATGACACTAGAAGTACAGGTCACTATCCCATAGAGGCTTGCAGTTGCAAGGGGAGAAACCAACAGTCCTGAGTGACAAAACCTTTCACCTGAGCACAAGTTAGGTTGGAATGGTGTagcactagatcagtgtttcccaaacttttgcctccagctgtttggaccacaactcccatcatccctagctaccaggaccagtggtctgggatgatgggagttgtagtacaaaaacagatggagacccaagtttggaaaaccctgagcTAGAACTGGGAAACAAGTAACAGAGCTGTACCCTGTGTCATGTCAAGCATGGAATTTGACCCACTGGTGGGGGTTTgagaaggaaaagcaaagcaaaggtaGGTGGAATGAGGAAGCAACTCATACAAGGGATCCCAGCCTAAACACACAGTGGTATATAGACAGCTAAAGGCTGGATAAAATCAAAATCAAGGAAGTGCCTGAGATTATGCATTGTGGAGCCTTTTATATTTGCATGTGCTATGCCAATGCATGAAGGAACCAGACCACCACAACAGAAAAGGAACTAAAACCTTGTTAATTACTTAAAAGAATGTTGCTTTTATGTAAAACGAAGACATGATTTTAGTCATTAACAAGATTTTAGTAACATGTACTGAGTTGTATCCGAACTAAATCACTGTgaacttttccttcctttcctccctgcccccttctctGGCAcagtcccaaatctgctctgaatcATTAGGGGAAGCCACAGAGCAGATGGGAGAGCTTGTGGGGTGAGAAAATGGGAGGGGAGGTTTGTTCACAATGATTTAGTTGAATACTAGCCACTACTTTTATAAGAAAACTACTTGCCATATATGCATGctcttgttaaaaaaccagaacagTACAAAAAACAATAAATGAACTTTTAAAGTTCTGCAACTCTATGCACACTTACAAGTTAGTAAACTAAACTCCACAGTCCTACATACACAGAATGAACTGAAAGAATTCTGAGCTGACCACTAGACTTCAAGTGAGGTGTATACAGAGACTGCTTATAGTTAAAGTAGCACCTCAGGAAGATGGTCACTCTAATCCTCTCTTCAGTGTTAATGATAATTCAAGTTGCAGTATGAAATGCTAGTTTGGAATTCTTCTACTGCattatgcacaacttgcagaccaGCTCTCTGTCTTAAGATTCTGCTGTATAGCCATGTTGGGATGTATGTACAAAAGCCTTGAGTTGTGGGATTCCATGTAGAAAAATCAACAACACTGTAAAAGTTCTCTTGAGTCTCAAGAGAGAGGCAGTAAATGATGTCTGCCTCCGCCAGGACCCAGGACTAGCTCTACTCTTGGGGAATTTCCAGGCCCCTCCCCTAAATTTTTATTCGTAAGAAAAATATTTTACTCTTTTACACATAAAGATGCACAGGAAAGCAtgcaaatgggttttttttttaccaaattgCTCACAAATATGTAATATGTTGTAATCTTCtatgtattcaaaagcattggGACAATTGCTAAAAACAGGAGAAAACAGAGGCAATGAAGAACAGCCCCACAAATTCTGAAAAGTTGTGAAAGTGGAAATTTCCACAGGCATCGTTTCTCCCAAATAATATCTCATTTTATACACAAAAAGTTGCAGTATAGATGTTCTGTCCGCCCTTGAGACACAAGAAGCAATACAAACTTGATTTTAAAAATGAGTGGGTCCTACTTTTAAGTTGTAGTTTGTCTATTTAGCAAATATCTACTCTGCATTTCAGCAGAAGCTTCTAAGGTGGCTAGCAATAAAGTTTAAGAATAATTGTGATGACATTTGGCTGTAAGCCAATACAAGCTTTTGTaacattgttttaaaaagagcaatTAATTAACACAATGCTACACATACACAGTGAAGCATGAAATTTCATCCACTAAAAGCCTGGGAGTTAAACATGAATTTTGGGGCAAAAAGGCTTGAAGACAACTGGCTTAGGAAAACATGCTTCCAAGCAAGCACTCACAGGATCATTCCATTTAATACCTGCAACCCACCTTCCTTTCCTGAAGcaacaaacaagaaaataaaaaacagcGTCAAATCCTATGAATGCATAGTAAAGATTTATATGGGACTGCATATTACTACATTTTAATTCCTCCATATCTCCAAGGCTCTCTGAGCattgcacaacaaccctgtgaggcaggccagGCTGAGTAATAGTAAAAAAAAGCTGATAGTGATagcccagtgggcttcatggggTTGTGTGGGGATATAAATCATTTATCCTTTACAACCACACTGCATCAAGCTGACAGCATGTGACTAGCTCAAGGATCTTGGGAGCCAGTCACCACATCTCAGCATAGTCTCCTAGCAGGGCTACTACAAGGAAATGATTCAAAGTCCTCAACCTTTAAAGCATATGAAGTGGCCTCATTTTCTCTGCCTAACCTATCTAACAGGGTTGGTGCAAGAACTGATAAAGAGGTATGGGTTTTGGATTGGTTAGATATGCCGAGCACTTATGAAGGCCAGGATAAATTATCTAGAAGTAATAAACGTTTTCTAAGTACAGCTCTGCTAGCTATAAACACACTCTCTCCCCATCACCCAAAGCCTTAGGGTCCTTGGGCCAGTTTGTTtatctcagcctgacctaccccACAGGATTGCTGTGAAGACAAAAAGAAGGATATATAAAAACCTTTGAATTTGTTAGTTGTCCTGAGACTGATTGAGCTAAGAAAGTAGGGGGGAACGAAACAACCAccacaggctgcaatcctaacttcaCTTACCTGGaggtaagccctattgaattcaactgTTACTTTCTGAAAGTAATGATTCAGGATACTGTTTTTAAACACGTACACAAAATTGGCTATGCCCAATTTTAGTCCTACTCAAAGAGTAGACCTACTGGTTTGTATCCTCAGAGTGGATCCATTGAAAATAAGGGTCACAActtgtttatttaaaagcatttaaaatccgttcaatatttcaaaaaactctaAGTGGTGTGTACCCCATAAACAAACAATACATCATTAAAACGTTAAACAAAAACACAGCCTAACACAAATAAAACAGCTGTATTAAAAACATAcatataaaaagcatttaaaacagaAATCCCAATGATTCAAACATGTAAAGAAACAGAGCCCAATATTATGGACTCATGCCTCTAGGTTTCAATTCTACTCTTGAATAAAAGTGTGATACAACCCAATGGTTCTAATTGGCCGCCTGCCTCCCAGTCCTACTCAAGAGCAGACTATTGAAATCAGTGGCCTTTACGCTGGATTTTTATAAAACgtgcattacattaggggaaatcgctttgccccccccctaaaaataaccACCACCTAGCCAAAAACCGCATATATATATGTGCACCTTGCAGGAAAACCCCGCACCGGAGTGCTCATCAGTTTCCACGGCGCATTTCCAACTGCGAGTGGCGCCCAACGCCCAGCCCTACTCTCGAGTTGGCCCGCTGAAGTTAACGGGCGCAAATAACTTGGGCCCGCGGGATATAACCCAGCGAGGCTGTTTTTCTTTACATGCCGTCGAGATTCCTTCGCCCCGAGCGTGCAACACGAGGCAGCGGCGGCGTGGTAAGAGGAACGTGCGCACGAGGCAGGATTCGCGCTAAGGAAGCCGTTCCGAGTTTCGCATTCCGCGGCTGCGGGCGGCATGCAAGCGCCGAAAGAgccaacccgcccccccccggaGACAGCGATGGCAGCCGAAGTCGGGCCCGATGGATTTCGTCGGGCCTACTCTCGAGTGGAGCCCCAGCGGGTTCCTGAAGACGGGGCCCTGCTCGGCTGCGGCGGATCTCTTCAGCCGacactctccctcccctcctcgtTCCGCACCCGAAGCACCCCCTCGCCCGCCCTTCCCACCTGGGGTCCTCGAACTCGACGAAGGCGAACGGCGGGCCCCCGCGGCGGTTCTTGAGGTCGATGTCCCGGATGGCGCCGTACTTGTAGAAGACGTCCTCGATGTCCTTGGTGCGGATGTCCGGCGGCAGGTTCCCCACGTAGATGCGGCAGTCGTTGTTCCCGGCCGGGCCGCGGATCACGCCGCCACCAGACATAGCGAGGTCGGCAATGGTTGCGGTTGGGTGGTGGGCGCGTGTGAGGGAAGAAAAATGGAAGACGGAGCCGACGAGAGGAGGCCCGGGAGCGGGTGGGGAAAGGGCAGGTGGAGATTTATAGgggcatatattttaaaaaggagctgaggtaaaattgtttttttaaaaaaagaggggagagaggggaggaaaacgGCGGAAGAGAAGCAAGgaaggtggtggcggcggcgttagtcgtggcggcggcagcggtagTAGCAGCAGCGAGGCGCCTCCTCCTCTTTTCGTTCCCACTCTTTGCAGCCGCCACAAAATGGCGCCCGCCTCACGCGGCCCTACCTGCCCTGCGCAAGGATCCTCCCGCGCCGCCTCGACGTCACACTCTGCTGGCTGGGAGGCGGGCCGTAGAGACACTCACGTTCATGCTTGCCGTTCGCTACATCCGCCTTCGAAGGGCGCATGCGccgattccaccccccccccttcgagTAAGGGAAAAAAGTAGTCCCGACTTGTTTCTGCTGGAGGCGACGAGGAGAGGTTGGCGCACGTTTGTTTTAACGAGGTGGTGAGGGAAAAGCGGGACGACTTGTTATTTTTTAAGCCGTGCGGAGCGAAGGCGCTTCCGTTAGCCCTCAAGCGGTGCGGACCGTTAAAAGTACTTGCGAAGAAGATCCGGAGGGAGATGAGCTTCCCCCACAATGCAACACGCGTGAGAGGGCCTTGGCGCCAAGGAAAGGAATAGTCCCACAATGCCGCGCGGTTGGCCAATGGGGCGTGAGGGCAGAGGAGAATAGAcggcaaacaaaaaacaaaaacccgccCCAGTAGACCTAACAGGATAACTGTTAGATGTAAGACTAAGGGCAAGTGCGTCTGTTACCATAGTCTCCGCCCCGTCCCTTTCATGTAGACCTGGATATTGAAGTTGTACACCACACATGTAACGTGTGAATGAGATAAACCAGTGTTCGAATGCCCACATCAGTGGCACTGCGAGTGCTCCATTCCTGTATTCTTTTGTTGTCCTTTAGCTCACCTTCGGTTTTCTCCTTCGTTCTGCCTCTTGTTTTTTGGTCCTAACTATGGGACTTTTTCCATGGCTCCTGGGTCACTACAGACTGCTACCCATGCCCCAGTCCTGCCACCAGAAATTCTCAGCAAATTTCTCAGCAGAGAAGTGAGGCTACCAGCCAGCATTTAAAACTCCTTGAAGCACTTTGATTTCAGAGTGTCATTGAGCCATCTGTGGTTGATGAATCCTGCAAGTGAACAGTGCTGAGGAAATCAAAGCAGGCTTGCGGGCTGGAAACAGCACCACCAATCATTATGCCTGTTGTGTCAGTACTTTAACAGAGTGATCCTTCTGTCCCATATCTCAGGTTCATTCCTCATCACAGTCCTGCTATTGAATATCACCACAATGCCCCTTGACATGGACCCTGTGTTGCTGAACCTGTTTTGTGACCTTTTACCTTACTTGTGCAGACTAGCAATTGCACTGTAATTTATGATAAATTAGGAGCTTATTTGGTTGTCAGAAGATTGCCAAATGCATAGCCTCTGTGTCTCCAATCTATAGGTGTGGGTTCTCTTTAGACACACATAGTGTAAATTAGACACACTTGGGTTTCAATTAATAAGATGTTCAAAACAATGGAAGCTCATTTCAGGTGTTCTGTAAGATCAGGAAACAATATACAAAGGACTTATTTTCAGAGGGGTAATCCTATCTAAGTATGGTTAACTACATGCAGTCATGACCTTTCAGGTAAATGCTGTTTTCTTGCAAAGTCTCCTCTAATCCCATTAAGACCACCCACGCATACAACATCACCCCGCTCCTCTGACATCATTAAACACCTCCTTAGTACACACCCACCCATCTTCTAGGGTTCTCATGACACACAGTTATTCTCAGACTCATACTACTTAATTTAAATTTATAGGGCAGGGCTTCTTATTCTTTTCAGttaaggctatgtacacattagcacatgggtaggcaaactaaggcccgggggccggatctggcccaatccccTAAATCGGCctacggacggtccaggaatcagcgtgttacatgagtagaatgtgtgcttttatttaaaacgcacctctgggttatttgtggggcataggaattcatttcccccccaaaatatagtccggccccccacaaggtctgagggacagtggaccggccccctgttgaaaaagtttgctgacccctgcattagcggcttaaaacacagcaaagTAATTTTCACCCCGCTGAGTTTCAAGTCACCTTTTTATGCTACTTGTAGACACCAGAAAGggggcagggatgtcttcaccAGGTCCGCATCACCTGATTTAGTGGAGCTGTCTCCTGCACATGCGCAAcagctgtctcaaatgtacacacctcagcctAACAGCAACGTATGCTTTCAgatcagatggaagctggtttgaggggaaatgcatcaaacagcagCGTGCCTCAAGAAAGTACAagtctctgccacagactcttctcactcactaagccctgttacctcttcagctcctGACAGCTccccccaggcttctccctctgtgaccactcattgtcatcccaccaacaATCCTCTGGCTTTTCCCTTGGGGGTcctccagctggttcctcccaccactcctctgcatccaaccagtcagTGGCAAGCAGCCTATATTTCCTCATCGTCTGGGTCTTCCTCAGGGGAATGTGACAGGACATGTCAATTACTTGCATAATGGCTTTTTCTGGCTACCAGCCACTGTACACACTTGACCTGCCTTTGGGATGGAGAGCTGAAGGGAGCAGTTTGAGTGTGCTAGGAAAAGAGAGAAGTCTGAGAATTTGGAAATGGCTAGCAGGAAGCAATCATGGAGGGATAGAGTGAGGAAATCCTATTGTCTAGCTTTTCAGGAACAAATTCTGCATAAAACCCACTGCCTGTCTAGattctggacccccccccccagctcaacaTGTGTATTTGTAAATGAAGAGATAACGAAATACCCAAAAAttccagttatggtttccccacaAGGGAACCAGACTTGCAGAAAGGTCAATATGCGGGAGCACAAATCAATATAATGAGGAGACATCACAGCACTATAACCACTGCCTGGGAAGTGTTTGTTCTTAAATTCCGACAACGGATTCCGACACCAGGGGACAGCAGCAGGATGGCCTAGTTAGGAGGATGATTCAAAAACACAGCCTAAAGAATGATTGAGCATATTGATGTTGTGTTGAAGGGCCCAGGGCTATTGGGAGATGCTGTGCTTTAACCATGCAAAAGGAAAACGAAGAGAAGATGAAGGCAGCATCCTGACCATTGGTGGTAATTAGTACTATGCTGATACCACAGTTTTCCTGCTGCAAAAATCCATTTCAATTATTTAATATTCTTCTTTGGATCTCTGTTCATCAGTATGTAATGTTATGTAACATCCCACAGTTACATGCTTGCAGATATATTTTGCCAAAACACAGGCAggcttttcttctgctccaggcaGCAGTCTCAGACAGATGGGGTTCTAGCTGAAGATGGATGTGTTTATGCTAGGCACAAGTTCAGCTTTCTGGGAAGGGAAGCCAGGCAAAGTCATGCAAGTGCAAGTTCAGGTTTCCAGTAAGGCAATGTCAGCAAGGACCTGATGAGTCCAAACAGATTAGAGGGCACTTTCCAGTAAGGCAAAAGTCAAGCAAAGAATTGGTCAGGTTCCAATAAGGCAAAGTTAAGCAAAGTTGatagcaccctggacagcttcATGTGAAGCTCAGGCTCAAATGTTGTTTCAGCAAGAAGCAAACCTTATTTAGAATGTATTTAGAACTACAACTCCGTCTGAGTTGCTAGCTCTTTCTCTGGTAATAAAAACTTATACAATTAAGGGGTCTAGCATGGTACAGTAGTTCCTTGCATCCTAGGTCCTAAAAGAGAATACTGCATCCTCTGAATTCAGTTTCCCCCTAGTACTTTCAAGCATATAATTATATGATTCTTTGATATCACTGCGGGGCTCCCCACCCACTCCATGGAAAAGTAGAAATTCCCCCAAGAACACAGCTCTTTACTCCAGGTCACATCCCTCGCCCACACCCTCTTTGGGTGCTTTTGTCCAGTGTGAATGTGTCTTTGGACTGTGATAACGCCTCTTGCTCACCTAGTTGTAGGgttggaacacaggaagctgactgACACTAAGTCTAATCACTGGCCCATCTTGCTTAGTCTTGTcttgctacctggagatgccaagaacctgggaccttctgcatttgaGGCAGacactaccactgagctgtgttaCTTCCCTAAATGGACACAGAGAGGTTTGTGTGTGTAGAACCTGCTGGGCAGttgaaatgtaaaggtacccctgcccgtacgggccagtcttgacaaactctagggttgtgcgcccatctcactcaagaggccgggggccagcgctgtccggagacacttccgggtcacgtggccagtgtgacgaagctgctctggcgagccagagccgcacacggaaacgccgtttaccttcccgctagtaagcggtccctatttatctacttgcacccgggagtgctttcaaactgctaggttggcaggcgctgggaccgagcaatgggagcacaccccgccgcggggatttgaaccgctgaccttttgatcggcaagccctaggcgctgaggcttttacccacagcgccacccgcgtcccagttgaAATGTAGCCTGCCATAAAAAGGTaatcacatccattgctccactcaCTTCCCTTCCACTTGGCCCCAAACACccctggaatgtggcccctggctGAACATCCCCCCCAAGGCCATTCATAAGGGCTTTTCTTCTCTTGTGTATAGACTTGGAgcaatcttaaaggtaaaggtaaaaggacccctgaccattaggtccagtcgtggccaactcgggttgcggcgctcatctcgctttactggccgagggagccggtgtttgtccgggtcatgtggccagcatgactaagctgcttttggcgaaccagagcagtgcacagaaacgccgtttaccttcccgctggagtggtacctatttatctacttgaactttgacgtgcttttcgaactgcaggaacagggactgagcaacgggagctcaccccgtcgtggggactcgaaccaccgaccttctgatcagcaagtcctaggctctgtggtttaacccacagcgccacccgcgcccctggaGCAATCTTAAGCTCGCCTTAAAAATCCTAGGCTCTCTCATAACAGCTGCAGCTAAGGTCTCCAGATCCTTGTCCTCTATATTCATGAAATTGCTTTGTACTGAGTCGTGCTCAGCTGGCTCTGTCCCTGATTTCCAGCGAaccttgctacacacacacacaccattcataTTAATTATTTGCTTATTCTTCCTTGAACTTAACCTTGCcttgctctttctttcttgtctTCTCAGGGCTGGTGTGCATGATGGAGCCACCCAGTGGCTTCTGCTCAAAATTGCACACAACAAGGCAACCCTGCGAGGTGGCTTACCACACTGGTGTACGGCTGTGTGCTGGGTTTTTGCACACAGGCATTTTTGACACAGAAGGGAGAGTTTTCAGAAATTCCAAAATATGGTAAGATCCAGTCCCCGAACCTCACCTTTTCAACTCCTGCTCGATATGCCGCTTGTCAGCTGCTTTGGTAGCATTAAAAAAAGGAACAGCTTATTATGCTGTCCATATGAATAATGTCACATCCTGGATGGTTAGAAGGATGATGAGGAATAAAAGGAATGTTGGCAACATATTATTGTTAAGGGCTCTTGACTAGGGGGTGGGCAATTCTGCCACTTTCGGTTTCTTgttttttcagtcttaaattcagttctccacgtttctgcagcaatttgtgattttttatttttttaaaaaaaactaatctcATGAAACTCAGCATTTGAGTGTGCATTTCTCCCAATCTacatattt is a window encoding:
- the SRSF1 gene encoding serine/arginine-rich splicing factor 1 isoform X2 is translated as MSGGGVIRGPAGNNDCRIYVGNLPPDIRTKDIEDVFYKYGAIRDIDLKNRRGGPPFAFVEFEDPRDAEDAVYGRDGYDYDGYRLRVEFPRSGRGTGRGGGGGGGGGAPRGRYGPPSRRSEYRVIVSGLPPSGSWQDLKDHMREAGDVCYADVFRDGTGVVEFVRKEDMTYAVRKLDNTKFRSHEVWIGEGSLDPNPWSWIIGFKS
- the SRSF1 gene encoding serine/arginine-rich splicing factor 1 isoform X3, with amino-acid sequence MSGGGVIRGPAGNNDCRIYVGNLPPDIRTKDIEDVFYKYGAIRDIDLKNRRGGPPFAFVEFEDPRDAEDAVYGRDGYDYDGYRLRVEFPRSGRGTGRGGGGGGGGGAPRGRYGPPSRRSEYRVIVSGLPPSGSWQDLKDHMREAGDVCYADVFRDGTGVVEFVRKEDMTYAVRKLDNTKFRSHETYLKRWIKNALD
- the SRSF1 gene encoding serine/arginine-rich splicing factor 1 isoform X1, which translates into the protein MSGGGVIRGPAGNNDCRIYVGNLPPDIRTKDIEDVFYKYGAIRDIDLKNRRGGPPFAFVEFEDPRDAEDAVYGRDGYDYDGYRLRVEFPRSGRGTGRGGGGGGGGGAPRGRYGPPSRRSEYRVIVSGLPPSGSWQDLKDHMREAGDVCYADVFRDGTGVVEFVRKEDMTYAVRKLDNTKFRSHEGETAYIRVKVDGPRSPSYGRSRSRSRSRSRSRSRSNSRSRSYSPRRSRGSPRYSPRHSRSRSRT